A part of Olleya sp. Bg11-27 genomic DNA contains:
- a CDS encoding T9SS type A sorting domain-containing protein gives MKPFFTFLFLFLSTSSLFSQVKPDANNTGTTGTLTLYTGDANIIEDGAILENLIINGSLNIKAPNVIIRNCLINTTGTYGIRCNYGHENILIEDCEIRGMSSAAVYGSDFTAKRCKVWDSGADGFKPSSNFLIESCYIYKLGYIDDAHADGVQMVAGNNGVIRWNNFAMPYDEPGYHNSQCIIMSTNVGTIDDILIEDNWINGGGYSVQIIDKGNGYGVPTNVSVLNNLFGRDHQFGPKRTDDGVVWQCNTYEDNGEAIGECPALSVESLTMAKGIKMYPNPTSDYLNFNFSVEFSGTLFMYDLTGRQVLALTLGDTIEDTVSVDCSEFTPGIYFVKMKSKNKSYATKIIIE, from the coding sequence ATGAAACCTTTTTTTACTTTTTTATTTTTATTTCTTTCAACATCCAGTCTGTTTTCTCAGGTAAAACCAGACGCAAATAATACAGGTACAACTGGGACGTTAACGCTATATACTGGTGATGCTAATATTATTGAAGATGGTGCTATTTTAGAAAATTTAATTATAAATGGATCTTTAAATATTAAAGCTCCAAATGTAATTATTAGAAATTGTTTGATTAATACAACAGGTACTTATGGTATACGATGTAATTATGGTCATGAGAATATACTAATTGAAGATTGTGAAATAAGAGGTATGTCAAGTGCAGCGGTTTATGGTAGTGATTTTACAGCCAAACGTTGTAAAGTTTGGGATAGTGGAGCTGATGGATTTAAACCTTCTAGTAATTTTTTAATAGAATCATGTTATATTTATAAATTAGGCTATATAGACGATGCGCATGCGGATGGTGTACAAATGGTAGCGGGTAATAATGGGGTTATACGATGGAATAATTTTGCAATGCCTTATGATGAGCCTGGATATCATAATAGTCAGTGTATTATTATGTCTACTAATGTTGGTACTATTGATGATATTTTAATTGAAGACAACTGGATTAATGGCGGTGGCTATAGTGTTCAGATAATTGACAAAGGAAATGGGTATGGGGTGCCTACAAATGTTTCTGTTTTGAATAATTTATTTGGTAGAGATCACCAGTTTGGTCCAAAAAGAACAGATGATGGTGTTGTTTGGCAATGTAATACATACGAGGATAATGGCGAAGCTATTGGTGAATGCCCTGCTTTATCAGTAGAGAGTTTAACTATGGCTAAAGGCATTAAAATGTATCCAAATCCAACGTCAGACTATTTAAACTTTAATTTCTCAGTAGAATTTTCAGGTACGTTATTTATGTATGATTTAACTGGGAGACAAGTGTTAGCATTAACACTTGGAGATACTATTGAAGACACCGTTTCTGTAGATTGTTCTGAATTTACTCCTGGGATTTATTTTGTTAAAATGAAGAGTAAGAACAAATCTTACGCTACTAAAATTATTATTGAATAA
- a CDS encoding IS110 family transposase, which yields MKKYVDVIGIDVSKLTIDAHIYNRGVHRVFSNTSKGYKALLSWVEKYLGKDLCFFCFENTGHYSTNLSVYLSENNIDYVEESPLTIKRSSGIIRGKTDQLDSAMIARYAWLYKEELTLSSPKAQDIQELGRLLSFREQLVRDRTGKMSSLKEMQTLLSSPSTDDCCIIVKKMIHYLTKQITTLEQSIKKLIRSDELLEKNYQLLNTLKGVGLILSCQLLYHTNNFKRFDSWRQFSSYCGVAPFAHSSGTSIYRKNRIHKIGDRKMKTLLTLASVSAIQCDKELKQYYEKKVAEGKPKLVALNNVRNKILSRAFAVVKRGTPYVELQKFAA from the coding sequence ATGAAAAAATATGTAGATGTTATCGGTATTGATGTATCTAAATTAACAATTGATGCACATATTTATAATAGAGGCGTTCATCGTGTATTTTCCAATACTTCAAAAGGTTACAAAGCACTATTATCTTGGGTCGAAAAGTACCTTGGTAAAGACCTCTGTTTTTTCTGTTTTGAGAATACAGGTCATTACTCTACAAATCTTAGTGTTTATTTATCAGAAAACAACATAGATTATGTAGAAGAAAGTCCTTTGACCATTAAACGATCTTCCGGAATTATTAGAGGAAAAACAGATCAGCTTGATTCCGCAATGATTGCGAGATATGCATGGCTTTACAAAGAAGAGTTGACTCTAAGTAGTCCAAAAGCGCAAGATATTCAAGAGTTAGGACGTTTGTTATCCTTTAGAGAACAGCTAGTACGAGACCGTACAGGTAAGATGAGTAGTCTTAAAGAAATGCAGACTTTGCTTAGTAGTCCATCGACTGATGATTGTTGTATAATTGTCAAAAAGATGATTCATTATCTTACAAAACAAATTACAACACTTGAGCAAAGTATTAAAAAACTAATACGAAGTGATGAGTTATTGGAAAAGAATTATCAGCTTTTAAATACCTTAAAAGGGGTTGGTTTAATATTATCTTGTCAATTGTTATACCACACGAACAATTTTAAGCGGTTTGATAGTTGGCGTCAGTTTTCAAGTTATTGTGGTGTAGCTCCTTTTGCGCACAGTTCAGGAACCAGTATTTACCGGAAAAACAGAATTCATAAGATAGGAGACCGGAAAATGAAAACACTCTTAACACTTGCCAGTGTTAGCGCAATACAGTGCGATAAAGAATTAAAACAGTATTACGAGAAAAAAGTTGCAGAAGGTAAACCAAAACTGGTGGCTTTAAATAATGTTAGAAATAAGATTTTGTCAAGAGCTTTCGCAGTGGTAAAAAGAGGAACACCTTATGTCGAATTACAAAAATTTGCAGCATAA
- a CDS encoding heparan-alpha-glucosaminide N-acetyltransferase domain-containing protein: MKPTRLFFLDAVRAFAILMMLQGHFIDSLLNPIYRDTSNTIYNVWAYFRGITAPVFFTITGLVFVYLLLKAKEKGTDRERIKKGLNRGVLLIGLGYALRFSFFSLMYGQVNMNFLQVDVLQCIGLSLIILILLYKISFKNELILASLFLIIGFSIFVSEPLYRTLKFENAPILFSNYLSLQNGSVFTIIPWFGYVSFGGFIAVLFSKFGHKNNYKVFKIIGFLIIGVLLSFYSSAALKILDNTFNLPLFTRSADYNYLFSRLGNVLVIFGLFYTFENQLKQPIVTRIGQKTLSIYVIHFMIIYGSFTGLSLKQFFYKSLTPTQAIIGAIVFMVVVCFISFYYVKTNTYIYNKIRRFYNKLKTK, encoded by the coding sequence TTGAAACCAACCAGACTATTTTTTCTTGACGCCGTAAGAGCTTTTGCTATTTTAATGATGCTACAAGGTCATTTTATAGATTCCCTTTTAAACCCTATCTACAGAGATACTTCTAATACGATTTACAATGTTTGGGCCTATTTTAGAGGGATAACAGCTCCTGTTTTTTTTACAATCACAGGTTTAGTCTTTGTCTATTTATTATTAAAAGCTAAAGAAAAAGGTACAGATAGAGAACGTATAAAAAAAGGACTTAACCGAGGAGTCCTACTTATAGGACTTGGCTACGCCTTACGATTTTCATTTTTTAGCTTGATGTACGGGCAAGTCAATATGAATTTTTTACAAGTAGATGTTTTACAATGTATAGGATTATCTCTAATTATTTTAATACTATTATATAAAATCAGCTTTAAAAATGAACTAATTTTAGCCAGTTTATTTTTAATTATTGGGTTTAGCATATTTGTGTCAGAACCTTTATATCGCACTTTAAAATTTGAAAATGCACCAATTTTATTTTCTAACTATTTAAGTCTACAAAACGGATCTGTTTTTACCATTATTCCTTGGTTTGGCTATGTCTCTTTTGGTGGTTTTATTGCAGTATTGTTTTCAAAATTCGGTCATAAAAACAACTATAAAGTATTTAAAATAATAGGTTTCTTAATTATTGGAGTATTATTAAGCTTCTACTCCTCCGCTGCTTTAAAAATTTTAGACAACACATTTAACTTACCATTATTTACTAGAAGTGCTGATTATAATTATTTATTTAGTCGCTTAGGAAATGTCTTGGTGATTTTTGGACTGTTTTACACTTTTGAGAACCAATTGAAGCAGCCTATTGTAACTAGAATTGGACAAAAAACACTATCTATTTACGTGATACACTTTATGATTATTTACGGAAGTTTTACTGGTTTAAGCTTAAAACAATTTTTTTATAAAAGCCTAACACCAACACAAGCCATTATCGGAGCTATAGTGTTTATGGTAGTTGTGTGTTTTATTTCCTTTTATTACGTAAAGACTAATACTTATATTTATAATAAAATAAGACGTTTTTATAATAAGCTAAAAACTAAATAA
- a CDS encoding TetR/AcrR family transcriptional regulator, producing the protein MARKKQYIEEEVVDKAMQLFWRNGYENTSMQMLEKAMGINKFSIYSSFESKHGLFLKSLKQYKAKVSVTLEKLKNGTEGVEDIKQFFYDSVSSNFKSDHIKGCLVTNTYNEFYETEDELVKAQMTVFMANLKEIIIQKLALDSNKDEATVLKQANYLLLAKHGLAAASRVNTKEEIEDYIEMIFEKI; encoded by the coding sequence ATGGCTAGAAAAAAGCAATATATAGAGGAAGAGGTTGTTGACAAAGCCATGCAATTGTTTTGGCGTAATGGCTATGAAAATACCTCTATGCAAATGCTTGAAAAAGCAATGGGCATTAACAAATTTTCCATCTATTCTAGTTTTGAAAGTAAACATGGATTGTTTTTAAAAAGCCTAAAACAATACAAAGCAAAGGTCAGTGTGACTTTAGAAAAGTTAAAAAACGGAACGGAAGGTGTTGAAGATATCAAACAATTTTTTTACGATTCTGTAAGTTCTAATTTTAAAAGCGACCATATAAAAGGTTGTTTAGTAACAAACACTTATAATGAGTTTTATGAAACCGAAGATGAGTTAGTAAAAGCACAAATGACTGTGTTTATGGCCAATCTAAAAGAGATTATTATCCAAAAGTTAGCATTGGACTCCAATAAAGATGAAGCCACTGTATTAAAACAAGCTAATTATTTACTTTTAGCAAAGCACGGATTAGCTGCAGCGTCAAGAGTAAACACAAAAGAAGAAATAGAAGATTACATAGAAATGATTTTTGAGAAAATTTAA
- a CDS encoding carboxymuconolactone decarboxylase family protein gives MTTLKIHNIASAPEQAKPLLEGSQKAYGMIPGLHGVLAGAPQLLDAYQKLHELFTQTSFNEEELTVVWQAINVEHGCHYCVPAHTGIAKMMKVDDAITEALRNEAPLENPKLEALRTMTLTIVRNRGNVTQDDLTTFYAAGYGEQQVLEIILGLSQKVISNYTNHIANTPVDDAFKAFAWKK, from the coding sequence ATGACAACTTTAAAAATTCACAACATCGCCTCTGCTCCTGAACAAGCAAAACCATTATTAGAAGGCTCACAAAAAGCTTACGGAATGATTCCTGGTTTACATGGTGTTTTAGCAGGTGCTCCTCAATTATTAGACGCCTACCAAAAATTACACGAATTATTTACTCAAACGTCGTTTAATGAAGAAGAATTGACTGTTGTATGGCAAGCCATAAATGTTGAACACGGCTGTCATTATTGCGTACCAGCACATACAGGAATTGCAAAAATGATGAAAGTTGATGACGCAATCACAGAAGCTTTACGTAATGAAGCACCTTTAGAAAATCCTAAATTAGAAGCTTTACGTACTATGACATTAACAATTGTTAGAAACCGTGGTAATGTAACACAAGACGATTTAACTACTTTTTATGCTGCTGGATATGGTGAGCAACAAGTATTAGAAATAATTCTAGGGTTGTCTCAAAAAGTAATTAGTAACTACACAAACCACATCGCAAATACTCCGGTAGACGATGCTTTCAAAGCTTTTGCTTGGAAAAAATAA
- a CDS encoding EthD family reductase, whose product MIKVSVMYPNGKDVTFDSDYYTNSHLPMIVDALGDTLKGLELDLGIASRVPGEPAPYVAIAHLKFDDVAAFQAAFGPHAKTFADDVKNYSNVEGVLQISELVTF is encoded by the coding sequence ATGATAAAAGTATCTGTAATGTATCCAAACGGTAAAGACGTAACGTTTGATTCTGATTACTACACTAACAGTCATTTACCAATGATTGTTGATGCCCTTGGTGATACCTTAAAAGGTTTAGAACTAGACTTAGGTATCGCGAGCAGAGTTCCTGGAGAGCCCGCACCTTATGTGGCTATTGCGCATTTAAAATTTGATGATGTTGCTGCTTTTCAAGCTGCTTTTGGACCTCATGCAAAAACGTTTGCTGATGATGTTAAAAATTACAGTAATGTTGAAGGTGTGCTTCAAATTAGTGAATTGGTTACTTTCTAA
- a CDS encoding DsbA family oxidoreductase, with protein sequence MANKLKIDIVSDVVCPWCTIGYKRLEKAIKELGVEDQVEIEWQPFELNPNMPAEGQNVNEHITEKYGSTTEQQKESKRNMTEIGAELGFTFDYFDDMRMVNTFDAHVLLEYAKDFGKQTELKMTLTKAFFSDRKDVSKHDILRAALLDVGLNADEALAKLDNEEARKEVRTKQDYWKNMGVNSVPTVVFNRKSAVTGAQPVDTFKQVLTELIKEQQSV encoded by the coding sequence ATGGCAAATAAACTTAAAATAGATATCGTTTCTGACGTTGTATGTCCTTGGTGTACCATTGGATACAAACGTTTAGAAAAAGCAATAAAAGAACTTGGTGTTGAAGATCAAGTAGAAATAGAATGGCAACCCTTTGAATTAAATCCAAACATGCCTGCCGAAGGTCAAAATGTAAACGAACATATTACCGAAAAATACGGATCGACTACAGAGCAACAAAAGGAATCTAAGCGTAACATGACAGAGATTGGTGCCGAATTAGGTTTTACATTCGATTATTTTGATGACATGCGTATGGTTAACACTTTTGACGCACACGTGCTATTAGAATATGCAAAAGATTTTGGTAAACAAACCGAACTAAAGATGACATTAACTAAAGCGTTTTTTAGTGATCGTAAAGATGTCTCTAAACATGATATTTTAAGAGCAGCACTTTTAGACGTTGGTTTAAATGCTGACGAAGCTTTAGCCAAATTAGACAACGAAGAAGCCCGTAAAGAAGTAAGAACAAAACAAGACTATTGGAAAAACATGGGCGTAAATTCTGTACCAACGGTTGTTTTCAACAGAAAAAGTGCAGTTACAGGTGCACAACCTGTGGATACCTTTAAACAAGTTTTAACTGAATTAATTAAAGAACAACAATCGGTTTAA
- a CDS encoding peroxiredoxin-like family protein has product MDNNKNTGELDVLLDEVRQAGAAKFSDEKKQIYADGIASVAKSGVVENALNVGDKALNFTLKNALNESVNLYDELKNGPVVLTWYRGGWCPYCNITLHALQDKLPEFKNEGATLLALTPELPDNSLSTSEKNNLEFSVLSDLENTVGKEYGVVYTLTDDVASIYNAGFGLNKVNGDASNQLPLAATYVIDTNGIIQYAFLDADYTKRAEVSDILTALKKLS; this is encoded by the coding sequence ATGGACAACAATAAAAACACAGGAGAATTGGACGTTTTGTTAGATGAAGTACGTCAAGCAGGTGCTGCCAAATTCTCAGATGAAAAGAAACAAATATATGCAGATGGAATTGCGAGTGTTGCCAAGTCTGGTGTAGTAGAAAATGCTTTAAACGTTGGAGACAAAGCGCTTAATTTTACTTTAAAAAATGCTTTAAATGAATCTGTCAACTTGTATGACGAATTAAAAAACGGACCAGTCGTTTTAACTTGGTACAGAGGTGGGTGGTGTCCGTATTGCAACATCACATTGCACGCTTTACAAGACAAATTACCTGAATTTAAAAACGAAGGTGCTACACTTTTGGCTTTGACTCCAGAACTACCTGATAACTCTTTAAGTACTTCAGAAAAAAACAATCTTGAATTCTCTGTTTTAAGTGATTTAGAAAATACTGTTGGAAAAGAATACGGTGTCGTTTATACCCTAACCGATGATGTTGCTTCCATTTATAATGCCGGTTTTGGGTTAAATAAAGTAAATGGAGACGCTAGTAACCAATTACCACTAGCAGCAACCTACGTTATAGACACCAATGGAATTATACAATATGCGTTTTTAGATGCTGATTATACCAAACGTGCAGAAGTTTCGGATATATTAACTGCATTAAAAAAACTAAGCTAA
- a CDS encoding haloacid dehalogenase type II: protein MTTKTRPKVLFFDVNETLLDLTIMKKQVGDALGGNQELLALWFTTMLQYSLVVSASGRYEPFGHIGAAALQMVAANQEITITEDKARDIIVNAMQNLPPHPEVKDALKALKNDGYTLVALTNSNAESLKNKFENVGLTTYFDKLLSIESVGKFKPFTDVYNWAAQNMNVKPEDCMLIAAHGWDVAGALWAGWRAAFVSRLGQQTFPLAPRTEINESDLQKVAAILVSYK, encoded by the coding sequence ATGACTACTAAAACCCGACCTAAAGTATTATTTTTTGATGTTAACGAAACCTTGTTAGACTTGACAATAATGAAAAAACAGGTCGGTGACGCTTTAGGCGGAAATCAAGAGTTGTTAGCATTATGGTTTACTACAATGTTACAGTATTCATTAGTGGTTTCGGCTAGTGGTCGTTATGAACCTTTTGGGCATATTGGAGCTGCTGCGTTACAAATGGTTGCTGCCAATCAAGAGATTACCATTACGGAAGACAAAGCACGAGATATTATTGTAAATGCTATGCAAAATCTACCACCACATCCAGAGGTGAAAGACGCTTTAAAAGCCTTAAAAAATGACGGCTATACTTTGGTCGCACTGACCAATTCTAATGCAGAAAGCTTAAAAAACAAATTTGAAAACGTGGGATTAACCACTTATTTTGACAAATTATTAAGCATTGAGTCTGTTGGAAAATTTAAGCCTTTTACAGATGTTTATAATTGGGCAGCCCAAAATATGAATGTCAAACCTGAAGACTGCATGCTAATTGCTGCACATGGCTGGGATGTTGCTGGTGCACTTTGGGCTGGTTGGCGCGCAGCTTTTGTTAGTCGTCTAGGACAGCAAACATTTCCGTTAGCACCTAGGACTGAAATTAATGAAAGTGATTTGCAAAAAGTAGCTGCTATTTTAGTTTCTTACAAATAA
- a CDS encoding phosphoribosylaminoimidazolesuccinocarboxamide synthase: MSNTIIDTNFNFPNQKSLYKGKVRAVYNINDEELVMIATDRLSAFDVVMPKGIPYKGQILNQIATSMMKATEDLVPNWLTGTPDPNVAVGHLCEPFKVEMVIRGYMSGHAAREYKAGKRMLCGVAMPEGMKENDKFPEPIITPATKAEMGDHDEDISREDILKKGIVSEADYIVLEDYTRKLFQRGTEIAASRGLILVDTKYEFGKTKDGKIVLIDEIHTPDSSRYFYAEGYQDRQDNNEAQKQLSKEFVRQWLIANNFQGLEGQTVPVMSDAYIETVSERYIELYENIMGEPFVKAEVSNIQERIEANVLAYLK, from the coding sequence ATGAGTAATACAATAATAGATACCAATTTTAATTTTCCAAATCAGAAAAGTCTTTACAAAGGAAAAGTCAGAGCCGTTTATAATATCAATGACGAAGAATTAGTCATGATTGCCACAGATAGACTGAGTGCATTTGATGTCGTTATGCCAAAAGGGATTCCTTATAAAGGGCAAATTCTTAATCAGATTGCAACTAGTATGATGAAGGCTACGGAAGATTTGGTGCCAAACTGGTTAACAGGGACTCCTGATCCAAACGTTGCGGTTGGACATTTATGTGAGCCTTTTAAAGTAGAAATGGTAATACGTGGTTACATGTCTGGTCATGCTGCACGCGAGTACAAAGCAGGGAAACGCATGCTTTGCGGTGTTGCAATGCCAGAAGGTATGAAGGAGAACGATAAGTTTCCTGAGCCTATCATTACGCCAGCGACTAAAGCAGAAATGGGAGATCACGATGAGGATATCTCTAGAGAAGATATTCTAAAAAAAGGAATTGTTAGTGAAGCCGACTATATTGTTTTAGAAGATTACACGCGTAAATTATTCCAAAGAGGTACTGAAATAGCTGCTTCACGAGGATTAATTTTAGTAGATACTAAATATGAATTTGGTAAAACTAAAGACGGAAAAATTGTTTTAATTGACGAAATACATACGCCGGATTCTTCGCGTTATTTTTATGCAGAAGGTTACCAAGACCGTCAAGATAATAATGAAGCTCAGAAACAATTGTCTAAAGAGTTTGTAAGACAATGGTTAATTGCTAATAATTTTCAAGGTTTAGAAGGTCAAACCGTTCCGGTTATGTCTGATGCGTATATTGAAACGGTATCAGAACGCTATATTGAATTATACGAAAATATTATGGGAGAACCGTTTGTAAAAGCAGAGGTGTCTAACATTCAAGAACGTATTGAAGCTAATGTTTTAGCGTATTTGAAATAA
- a CDS encoding PhoH family protein, with translation MNEIIIELEEISPKEFFGTGNENITLLKKYFPKLKIVARGNKIKAFGDEELLEEFDRRMTMLIKHFSKYNKLDENVIERVLTSQSGDDYKTSEQSGEVLVHGVNGKPIKPITANQRKMVELMRKNDMVFAIGPAGTGKTYTGVALAVKALKNKEVKRIILTRPAVEAGENLGFLPGDLQEKLDPYMQPIYDALRDMIPAEKLAHYIENGTIQIAPLAFMRGRTLDHAFVILDEGQNTTHAQMKMFLTRMGKNAKFLLTGDPGQIDLPRRTISGLKEALLILKGVEGVGMIFLDDKDVVRHKLVKKIIEAYKHIENVD, from the coding sequence TTGAACGAAATAATTATTGAGCTAGAAGAGATTTCTCCAAAAGAGTTTTTTGGAACAGGAAACGAGAACATTACACTTTTAAAAAAATACTTTCCAAAACTCAAGATAGTCGCTAGAGGGAACAAAATTAAAGCCTTTGGAGATGAAGAACTTCTTGAAGAATTTGATCGCAGAATGACCATGCTAATAAAGCATTTTTCTAAGTATAATAAGTTAGACGAAAACGTTATTGAACGTGTATTAACTAGTCAAAGCGGTGATGATTATAAGACTTCAGAACAAAGTGGCGAAGTTTTAGTACATGGTGTAAATGGAAAACCAATTAAACCGATCACAGCTAACCAACGTAAAATGGTAGAATTGATGCGTAAAAACGATATGGTTTTTGCGATCGGTCCAGCCGGAACAGGAAAAACATATACAGGAGTTGCGTTGGCAGTAAAAGCGTTAAAAAATAAAGAAGTTAAACGGATTATATTAACGCGTCCAGCAGTGGAAGCAGGAGAGAATTTAGGATTTTTGCCAGGGGATTTACAAGAAAAATTAGATCCGTACATGCAACCAATATATGATGCTTTACGGGATATGATTCCTGCTGAAAAATTGGCACATTATATAGAAAACGGAACGATACAGATTGCTCCATTAGCCTTTATGCGTGGACGTACTTTAGACCATGCCTTTGTTATTTTAGATGAAGGTCAAAATACAACACATGCACAAATGAAGATGTTTTTAACCAGAATGGGTAAAAATGCTAAGTTTTTGCTAACCGGTGATCCAGGACAAATAGATTTACCACGTCGTACCATTTCTGGTTTAAAAGAAGCCTTACTTATTTTAAAAGGGGTAGAAGGCGTAGGGATGATTTTTCTAGACGATAAGGATGTTGTACGTCATAAATTGGTCAAGAAGATTATAGAAGCTTATAAGCATATCGAGAATGTTGATTAG
- a CDS encoding S-adenosyl-l-methionine hydroxide adenosyltransferase family protein: protein MPIITLTTDFGEKDHYAGAIKGAIYSELPEVRIVDISHSVSPFNIAEAAYIIQNAYSSFPKGSIHLIGIDSELNQENKHIAVELDEHYFICANNGIMSMIANEIAPSKLVEINIHDKIETSFPVLDVFVKVACHIARGGTLEVIGKAISNIKPIKNLVPYVNEEQTQIIGSIIYIDNYGNVVTNIKKSFFEKLQKGRTYEVSARSNKFKKIQNKYSDIVNFEIPEDKRTDEGRGLVVFNSSNYLEIAIYKSNNQTVGSASSLMGLGLRDTITINFIKEEPVNFNG from the coding sequence ATGCCAATTATAACGCTTACCACAGATTTTGGAGAGAAAGATCACTATGCCGGCGCAATCAAAGGTGCTATTTATAGTGAATTACCTGAGGTTAGAATTGTTGATATCTCTCACTCTGTCTCTCCTTTTAATATTGCTGAAGCTGCATATATTATCCAAAATGCTTATAGTAGTTTTCCTAAAGGTAGTATTCACTTAATTGGTATTGACTCGGAATTAAATCAAGAAAACAAACATATTGCGGTAGAGTTGGATGAACATTATTTTATATGTGCCAACAATGGAATAATGAGTATGATTGCTAATGAAATTGCGCCCTCTAAATTAGTTGAAATAAATATACATGACAAAATAGAAACTAGTTTTCCAGTATTGGATGTCTTTGTAAAAGTAGCTTGTCATATTGCACGAGGTGGTACTCTTGAAGTCATTGGTAAAGCAATTAGCAATATCAAACCAATTAAAAACCTAGTCCCTTATGTTAATGAGGAGCAAACACAAATTATAGGTAGTATTATTTATATTGATAATTATGGAAATGTTGTCACGAATATAAAGAAATCTTTTTTTGAGAAATTACAAAAAGGAAGAACGTATGAAGTGTCGGCTAGAAGTAATAAATTTAAAAAAATACAAAATAAATATAGTGATATTGTAAACTTTGAAATTCCAGAGGACAAACGTACTGATGAAGGTCGTGGTTTAGTTGTTTTTAATAGCTCTAATTATTTAGAAATAGCAATTTACAAAAGTAACAACCAAACCGTTGGAAGCGCCAGTAGTTTAATGGGATTAGGATTACGTGACACCATAACCATAAATTTTATAAAAGAAGAACCCGTGAATTTTAACGGATAA
- a CDS encoding putative quinol monooxygenase, translating to MFVRIVKLSFAEENIATFLANFETIKYKIRNFEGNQLLELYQDKHNSNVFFTYSYWDAESDLENYRNSELFKGIWAKTKPLFNAKPEAWSVDKLASLN from the coding sequence ATGTTTGTAAGAATTGTAAAATTAAGTTTTGCTGAAGAAAACATAGCGACCTTTCTCGCTAATTTTGAAACTATAAAATATAAAATTAGAAACTTTGAAGGCAATCAATTACTAGAGTTATATCAAGACAAACACAATAGTAACGTGTTTTTCACGTATAGTTATTGGGATGCTGAAAGTGATTTAGAAAATTATCGAAACTCTGAGCTATTCAAAGGAATTTGGGCAAAAACCAAACCTTTATTTAATGCAAAACCTGAAGCTTGGAGTGTTGACAAATTAGCTTCGCTTAACTAA
- the gldF gene encoding gliding motility-associated ABC transporter permease subunit GldF has protein sequence MLAILKKEINSFFASPIGYLVITIFLVLNGLFLWVFKGEFNILDNGFADLSSFFLLAPWILIFLIPAVTMRSFSDEKKQGTLELLLTKPISTLQLVLGKYFGAFVLILIALLPTVLYVYTIYQLGNPIGNLDFGSTLGSYFGLLFLVAAYTAIGVFASTLSDNQIVAFIVAVFLCLFFYIGFEGIADVVSNNMIENLGMNAHFKSMSRGVLDTRDIIYFLSLTTLFIMLTKFNIKKQ, from the coding sequence ATGCTAGCCATACTTAAAAAAGAAATAAATTCATTTTTCGCTTCGCCCATTGGCTATTTAGTCATTACTATATTTTTAGTCCTAAACGGTCTGTTTTTGTGGGTATTTAAAGGCGAATTTAATATCCTTGATAACGGATTTGCAGACTTATCGTCTTTTTTCTTATTAGCGCCTTGGATTTTAATCTTTTTGATTCCTGCTGTCACTATGCGTAGTTTTAGTGACGAAAAAAAACAAGGAACCTTAGAGTTGCTACTAACCAAACCTATTAGTACGTTGCAACTTGTTTTAGGTAAATATTTTGGTGCATTTGTATTAATTTTAATCGCACTTCTTCCAACAGTATTATACGTTTATACAATCTACCAACTAGGAAACCCTATTGGTAACTTAGATTTTGGAAGTACGTTAGGTTCTTATTTTGGATTGTTATTTTTAGTCGCGGCTTACACTGCAATAGGTGTTTTTGCATCTACATTATCAGACAATCAAATCGTTGCCTTTATTGTCGCTGTATTTTTATGTCTGTTTTTTTATATTGGATTTGAAGGTATTGCAGATGTGGTTTCTAATAATATGATTGAAAACCTAGGGATGAATGCACATTTTAAAAGCATGAGTCGTGGTGTGCTAGATACGAGAGATATTATCTACTTTTTAAGCCTTACGACATTGTTTATAATGTTAACCAAATTTAACATCAAAAAACAATAA